In Pseudomonas fluorescens NCIMB 11764, a single window of DNA contains:
- the yiaY gene encoding L-threonine dehydrogenase — MSSTFFIPAVNIMGIGCLDEAMDAIGKYGFRKALIVTDTGLAKAGVAAMIAEKLAMKDIDSVIFDGAKPNPSIANVESGLGLLKESRCDFVVSLGGGSPHDCAKGIALCATNGGQIRDYEGVDQSEKPQLPLIAINTTAGTASEMTRFCIITDESRHVKMAIVDRNVTPLLSVNDPALMVAMPKSLTAATGMDALTHAIEAYVSTAANPITDACALKAITLISNNLRLAVRDGSDLSARENMAYAQFLAGMAFNNASLGYVHAMAHQLGGFYDLPHGVCNAVLLPHVQSFNALVCADRLTDVAHAMGADIRGFSPEEGAQAAIAAIRSLAKDVEIPAGLRELGARLNDIPTLAANALKDACGVTNPRAADQRQIEEIFRSAF; from the coding sequence ATGAGCAGCACGTTTTTCATCCCCGCCGTGAACATCATGGGTATTGGTTGCCTCGACGAAGCCATGGACGCGATTGGCAAGTACGGCTTTCGCAAGGCGCTGATTGTTACTGACACCGGGCTGGCCAAGGCCGGCGTGGCGGCGATGATCGCCGAGAAACTGGCGATGAAGGACATCGACTCGGTCATCTTCGACGGCGCCAAGCCCAACCCGAGCATCGCCAACGTCGAAAGTGGCCTGGGCCTGCTCAAGGAAAGTCGCTGTGATTTCGTCGTGTCGCTGGGTGGCGGTTCGCCCCACGACTGCGCCAAGGGCATCGCCTTGTGCGCGACCAACGGCGGGCAGATCCGCGATTACGAAGGCGTCGATCAATCCGAGAAGCCGCAATTGCCGCTGATCGCCATCAACACCACCGCGGGCACGGCCAGCGAGATGACGCGTTTCTGCATCATCACTGACGAATCGCGCCACGTGAAAATGGCCATCGTTGACCGCAACGTCACGCCGCTGCTGTCAGTCAACGACCCGGCGCTGATGGTCGCCATGCCCAAAAGCCTGACGGCCGCCACCGGCATGGACGCGCTGACCCACGCCATCGAAGCCTACGTGTCCACCGCCGCCAACCCGATCACCGATGCCTGTGCGTTGAAGGCCATCACGTTGATCAGCAACAACTTGCGCCTTGCCGTGCGAGATGGCAGCGACCTGTCCGCGCGGGAAAACATGGCTTACGCACAGTTCCTTGCGGGCATGGCGTTCAACAATGCGTCTCTTGGCTACGTGCATGCCATGGCCCACCAGTTGGGTGGTTTCTACGACTTGCCCCACGGCGTCTGTAACGCCGTGCTGTTGCCGCATGTGCAAAGTTTCAACGCGTTGGTGTGCGCCGACCGCCTGACCGACGTGGCCCATGCAATGGGTGCCGATATCCGCGGCTTCAGCCCGGAAGAGGGCGCCCAGGCGGCCATCGCGGCGATTCGTAGCCTGGCGAAAGACGTCGAAATTCCCGCTGGCTTGCGCGAACTCGGTGCCCGGCTCAACGATATCCCGACCCTCGCCGCCAACGCCTTGAAAGACGCGTGTGGCGTGACCAATCCACGGGCCGCGGATCAGCGGCAGATCGAGGAGATTTTCCGCAGCGCGTTTTGA
- a CDS encoding DJ-1/PfpI family protein yields the protein MAAKKILMLVGDYVEDYEVMVPFQALLMVGHTVHAVCPDKSAGQTVRTAIHDFEGDQTYSEKPGHRFALNFDFAKVAEADYDALLIPGGRAPEYLRLNEKVLDLVRAFDKAGKPIAAVCHGAQLLAAAGVLEGRECSAYPACAPEVRLAGGTFIDIPVTEGHVQGNLATAPAWPAHPSWLAGFLGLLGTKITL from the coding sequence ATGGCTGCCAAGAAAATCCTGATGCTGGTCGGCGATTACGTCGAAGACTATGAAGTGATGGTGCCATTCCAGGCCTTGCTGATGGTCGGTCACACGGTGCACGCCGTCTGCCCGGACAAATCCGCCGGCCAGACCGTGCGCACGGCGATCCATGACTTCGAAGGCGACCAGACCTACAGCGAAAAACCCGGCCACCGGTTTGCCCTGAACTTCGATTTTGCCAAGGTCGCCGAAGCCGACTACGACGCGCTGCTGATCCCCGGCGGTCGTGCCCCGGAATACTTGCGCCTGAACGAAAAAGTCCTGGATCTGGTGCGCGCCTTCGACAAGGCCGGCAAGCCGATCGCCGCCGTGTGTCACGGTGCACAATTGCTGGCAGCGGCAGGTGTCCTTGAAGGTCGCGAGTGCAGCGCCTATCCGGCCTGCGCGCCGGAAGTGCGCCTGGCGGGCGGCACGTTCATCGATATCCCGGTGACGGAAGGTCACGTTCAAGGCAATCTGGCTACTGCTCCGGCCTGGCCGGCCCACCCGAGCTGGCTCGCCGGTTTCCTCGGCTTGCTGGGCACCAAAATCACGCTGTAA
- a CDS encoding aldolase: MAKTLALPKEQLVKQALTQMQNTLADNTWTDRQKLALTCRILFENGHDSGLAGQITARGPQPGTYYTQQLGLGFDEITASNLLLVNEDLEVLEGHGMPNPANRFHSWVYRARPDVNCIIHTHPTHVAALSMLEVPLQISHMDLCPLYDDCAFLEGWPGVPVGNEEGELIAGALGDKRAILLSHHGQLSTGTTIEEACVIAQLIERAARLQLLAMSAGTIKPIIAELGREAHDWISKPKRHGAAFNYYARQNLRQHADCLN, translated from the coding sequence ATGGCGAAGACCTTAGCACTACCCAAAGAGCAACTGGTCAAGCAAGCACTGACCCAGATGCAAAATACCCTGGCGGATAATACGTGGACCGACCGGCAAAAGCTGGCCCTGACCTGCCGTATTCTGTTCGAGAACGGTCACGACTCCGGCCTGGCCGGGCAAATCACCGCCCGCGGCCCACAACCGGGCACTTACTACACTCAACAACTGGGCCTGGGTTTCGACGAAATCACCGCCAGCAACCTTCTGCTGGTCAACGAAGACCTGGAAGTGCTTGAAGGCCACGGCATGCCCAACCCGGCCAATCGTTTCCACAGCTGGGTGTACCGCGCCCGGCCGGACGTGAACTGCATCATCCACACGCACCCGACCCACGTCGCGGCGCTGTCGATGCTGGAAGTGCCGCTGCAGATTTCCCACATGGACCTCTGCCCGCTCTACGACGATTGCGCCTTTCTCGAAGGCTGGCCGGGTGTGCCGGTCGGTAACGAAGAAGGTGAACTGATTGCCGGTGCACTCGGCGACAAACGGGCGATCCTGCTTTCCCACCACGGCCAGTTGTCGACGGGCACGACCATCGAGGAAGCCTGTGTCATCGCGCAACTGATTGAACGCGCCGCCAGGCTGCAGCTGCTGGCGATGAGCGCCGGGACCATCAAGCCGATCATTGCGGAGCTGGGTCGTGAAGCCCATGACTGGATCTCGAAACCCAAGCGCCATGGCGCCGCTTTCAACTACTACGCTCGGCAGAACCTGCGTCAACACGCCGATTGCCTGAACTGA
- a CDS encoding LysR family transcriptional regulator, with product MLQKSLIRRLDLITLQLFVAVHEEGTLTRAATREAIAVSAASKRLMELEEALGISLFVRQAKGMTLTPAGETLLHHARQMLFNVEKMGFELGEHSHGIRGYVRMLANLSAIIQFLPEDLRGFSERHPQVKTDLEERPSGGVIQGVLDGVADLGICSSDSDVKGLHSVLYRQDKLVVLMLPDHPLASRSSLAFADTLGSDYVGLHSASSINMRTHAAAREAGKVLRLRIHVPGFDAMCRMVQANMGIGILPQKAYELFGRALGLRAVPLTDDWSDRALILVVRDEAALSPVSRMLFEQLRGQV from the coding sequence ATGCTGCAAAAAAGCCTGATCCGCCGCCTCGACCTCATCACCCTCCAGCTATTCGTCGCCGTCCACGAAGAAGGCACGCTGACCCGTGCCGCGACCCGCGAGGCCATCGCGGTGTCGGCGGCGAGCAAGCGGTTGATGGAGTTGGAGGAGGCGCTGGGCATTAGCCTGTTCGTGCGTCAGGCCAAGGGCATGACCCTGACGCCGGCCGGCGAAACCCTGTTGCACCATGCTCGGCAGATGCTGTTCAACGTCGAGAAAATGGGCTTTGAACTGGGTGAACACAGCCATGGCATTCGTGGTTATGTGCGGATGCTCGCCAACCTGTCGGCGATCATTCAGTTTCTGCCGGAAGACCTGCGGGGCTTTTCCGAACGACATCCGCAGGTCAAGACCGATCTCGAAGAGCGTCCCAGCGGCGGTGTGATTCAAGGCGTGCTGGATGGCGTGGCGGACCTAGGGATCTGTTCCAGCGACAGCGATGTGAAAGGCCTGCACAGCGTGCTGTATCGCCAGGACAAACTGGTGGTGCTGATGCTGCCGGATCATCCATTGGCCAGCCGTTCCAGCCTGGCGTTCGCCGATACGCTGGGCAGCGATTACGTCGGCCTGCATTCCGCCAGTTCCATCAACATGCGCACCCACGCCGCCGCGCGTGAGGCGGGCAAGGTGTTGCGATTGCGGATTCATGTGCCGGGGTTCGATGCGATGTGCCGGATGGTCCAGGCCAACATGGGCATCGGGATTTTGCCGCAGAAGGCTTACGAATTGTTTGGCCGGGCGCTGGGGTTGCGTGCGGTGCCGTTGACCGATGACTGGTCGGATCGGGCGTTGATTCTGGTCGTGCGCGATGAAGCGGCGTTGTCGCCGGTGAGCAGGATGTTGTTTGAGCAGTTGCGGGGGCAGGTCTGA
- a CDS encoding ribbon-helix-helix domain-containing protein produces MCELYVKADPILYESRSRSLRICGVVTTLRLENQFWDILSEIAEVDGMTTNQLITKLYEEVMDYRGEVVNFASFLRVSCTRYLSQRRVQAPELSVVRTAAK; encoded by the coding sequence ATGTGCGAGCTCTACGTCAAAGCCGATCCGATTCTCTACGAATCGCGCTCCCGCTCGCTGCGCATCTGCGGGGTGGTCACCACCCTGCGGCTGGAGAATCAGTTCTGGGACATCCTCAGCGAAATCGCCGAGGTCGATGGCATGACCACCAACCAGTTGATCACCAAACTGTATGAAGAGGTGATGGACTACCGCGGCGAAGTGGTTAATTTCGCCTCCTTCCTGCGGGTGAGTTGCACGCGGTATTTGAGTCAGCGGCGCGTGCAGGCGCCGGAGTTGTCGGTGGTGCGGACGGCTGCGAAGTAG
- a CDS encoding dihydrodipicolinate synthase family protein — protein MSTPTIHGIIGYTITPFTANGEGVDLDALGRSIDRLIDGGVHSIAPLGSTGEGAYLSDAEWDQVAEFSIKHVAKRVPTIVSVSDLTTAKAVRRARFAEAHGADVVMVLPTSYWKLSEAEILAHYRAISDSIGVPIMLYNNPATSGTDMSVDLILRIVNTVDNVTMVKESTGDIQRMHQLQRLGEGQVPFYNGCNPLALEAFAAGAKGWCTAAPNLIPQLNLELYEAVLANDLSTARDLFYRQLPLLDFILKGGLPATIKAGLRATGLEAGDPRLPVFALGEAGLGQLQGLLKALR, from the coding sequence ATGTCGACCCCAACGATTCACGGCATCATCGGCTACACCATCACTCCGTTCACCGCCAATGGCGAAGGCGTTGATCTTGACGCGCTCGGGCGTTCCATCGACCGCCTGATCGACGGCGGCGTCCACTCGATCGCACCGCTGGGCAGCACCGGCGAAGGTGCCTACCTCAGCGATGCGGAATGGGATCAGGTCGCCGAATTCAGTATCAAGCACGTGGCCAAACGAGTGCCGACCATCGTCAGCGTGTCCGACCTGACCACCGCCAAAGCCGTGCGCCGCGCACGGTTTGCCGAAGCCCACGGCGCCGATGTGGTGATGGTACTGCCGACGTCCTACTGGAAACTCAGCGAAGCGGAAATCCTCGCCCACTACCGCGCCATCAGCGACAGCATCGGCGTACCGATCATGCTCTACAACAACCCGGCCACCAGCGGCACCGACATGTCGGTGGACCTGATCCTGCGCATCGTCAACACCGTGGATAACGTGACCATGGTCAAGGAGAGCACCGGCGACATCCAGCGCATGCACCAACTGCAACGGCTCGGCGAAGGTCAGGTGCCGTTCTACAACGGCTGCAATCCGCTGGCGCTGGAAGCCTTCGCGGCAGGTGCGAAGGGCTGGTGCACGGCGGCGCCGAACCTGATTCCGCAGCTCAACCTGGAGCTGTATGAAGCGGTCCTGGCCAACGATTTGAGCACGGCGCGTGACCTGTTCTATCGCCAGTTGCCGCTGCTGGATTTCATTTTGAAAGGTGGGTTGCCGGCGACCATCAAGGCCGGCTTGCGCGCGACCGGGCTGGAGGCGGGTGATCCGCGGTTGCCGGTGTTTGCGCTCGGTGAGGCTGGGCTTGGTCAGCTTCAAGGCTTGTTGAAAGCATTGCGCTGA
- a CDS encoding DMT family transporter, which translates to MSSRENTGMALGLLGVVIFSLTLPFTRIVVQELHPLLNGLGRALFAAIPAAILLLWRREKWPTWKQVKGLALVIAGVILGFPVLSAWAMQTLPASHGALVNGLQPLCVALYAAWLSHERPSKAFWACAALGSALVLGYALISGAGSIQAGDLLMLGAIAVGGLGYAEGGRLAKEMGGWQVICWALVLSTPLLIGPVVYLALQHQGEISAKTWWAFGYVSLFSQFIGFFAWYAGLAMGGIARVSQIQLLQIFFTIAFSALFFGEHIEPITWLFAAGVIVTVMLGRKTAVRPAQPGTLPAGVQLK; encoded by the coding sequence ATGTCCTCGCGCGAAAACACCGGCATGGCCCTCGGCCTGCTTGGCGTTGTGATTTTCAGCCTCACTCTGCCCTTCACACGGATCGTCGTGCAGGAACTCCATCCGCTGCTCAACGGCTTGGGTCGTGCGCTGTTCGCGGCCATTCCGGCCGCGATATTGTTACTGTGGCGCCGGGAAAAATGGCCAACCTGGAAACAGGTCAAAGGCCTGGCACTGGTGATCGCCGGGGTGATCCTCGGTTTCCCGGTGCTCTCGGCCTGGGCGATGCAAACGTTGCCTGCGTCCCACGGCGCTTTGGTCAATGGCCTGCAACCGCTGTGCGTGGCGTTGTACGCCGCGTGGTTGTCCCACGAACGACCGTCGAAAGCCTTCTGGGCCTGTGCCGCGCTGGGCAGCGCGCTGGTGCTGGGTTACGCGTTGATCAGCGGCGCCGGCAGCATTCAGGCCGGTGATTTGCTGATGCTCGGCGCGATTGCCGTGGGCGGTCTGGGTTATGCCGAAGGTGGCCGCTTGGCCAAGGAAATGGGCGGCTGGCAGGTGATCTGCTGGGCGCTGGTGCTGTCGACACCGCTGTTGATCGGGCCGGTGGTGTACTTGGCGCTGCAACACCAGGGCGAGATTTCGGCCAAGACCTGGTGGGCGTTTGGTTACGTCTCGCTGTTCTCGCAGTTCATCGGTTTCTTTGCCTGGTACGCCGGTTTGGCGATGGGCGGCATTGCCCGGGTCAGTCAGATTCAGTTGTTACAGATTTTCTTCACCATCGCGTTCTCGGCGTTGTTCTTTGGTGAACACATCGAGCCGATCACCTGGCTGTTTGCTGCCGGGGTGATCGTGACGGTGATGCTCGGACGCAAGACCGCTGTGCGCCCGGCGCAACCGGGCACGTTACCGGCCGGGGTTCAGCTCAAATAG
- a CDS encoding DUF4917 family protein has protein sequence MTDFQDVDAQLEDWNALRATTSISGLLVGNGASRAVWDDFGYDSLFENARTVEEKPLSQSELSVFDAMQTRSFEQVLGALKTTSRVNKALAVSSAAPRNRYYAIKEALINTVHAVHIPWRLVVPSTLATISQELGCYRTVLTTNYDLLNYWAIQHQPDAITDLFQGTEPVFDLSATATDKTRLLYLHGGLHLVRNQDGTARKLMSTEGTLLGSFAINNTIKTLDDVPLFVNEGPSADKLKTIRSSDYLSFCYDQLLGHGEGLCVFGHALGEQDSHIVHALRQAKPKVVAVSIYPRSKAFIQHQKRHYAKVFEGTGSELRFFDSKTHALGNPKLTVPVEV, from the coding sequence ATGACCGATTTCCAGGATGTCGATGCCCAGCTTGAAGACTGGAACGCCTTGCGCGCCACCACCTCGATCAGCGGCCTGCTGGTGGGCAACGGTGCCAGCCGTGCGGTTTGGGACGATTTCGGCTACGACTCGCTGTTCGAAAACGCCCGCACCGTGGAAGAAAAGCCACTGAGCCAGTCCGAACTGAGTGTGTTCGATGCGATGCAGACACGCAGTTTCGAGCAGGTGCTGGGCGCTCTGAAAACCACCAGCCGCGTGAACAAGGCCCTGGCTGTCAGCTCCGCCGCGCCGCGCAATCGCTACTATGCGATCAAGGAAGCGCTGATCAACACCGTGCACGCGGTGCACATCCCGTGGCGGCTGGTGGTGCCCTCGACGCTGGCGACGATCAGTCAGGAACTGGGGTGTTACCGGACGGTGTTGACCACCAATTACGACTTGCTCAACTACTGGGCCATTCAACACCAGCCTGATGCCATCACTGACCTCTTCCAGGGCACCGAGCCGGTTTTTGACCTGAGCGCCACGGCGACCGATAAAACCCGCTTGCTGTACCTGCACGGCGGTTTGCATCTGGTGCGCAATCAGGACGGCACGGCGCGCAAACTGATGTCGACCGAGGGCACGTTGCTGGGCAGTTTCGCGATCAACAACACGATCAAGACGCTGGATGACGTGCCCTTGTTTGTGAACGAAGGGCCGAGCGCGGACAAGCTCAAGACCATCCGCAGTTCGGATTATTTGTCGTTTTGCTATGACCAGCTTTTGGGGCATGGCGAGGGGTTGTGCGTCTTTGGCCACGCGTTGGGTGAGCAGGACAGCCACATCGTTCATGCGCTACGCCAGGCGAAACCGAAGGTGGTGGCGGTGTCGATTTATCCGCGCAGCAAAGCGTTTATCCAGCATCAGAAGCGGCATTACGCGAAGGTGTTTGAAGGGACCGGATCAGAACTGCGGTTTTTTGATTCGAAGACGCATGCGCTTGGCAATCCAAAGCTGACCGTTCCCGTCGAGGTCTGA
- a CDS encoding IS481 family transposase yields MNAHKNARLTVSGRALLVQRILKEGLRPVEVAQSQGVSVRTAYKWLNRYRAEGEEGLQDRSSRPKFCPHALPEMRQEQVLELRRQRKTYRQISQDLKVGHSTVGRLLSRNGLNRLAYLEPPPPVIRYEYSQPGGLLHLDIKKLGRFNKPGHRVTRDRLKGRSYHVGWEYAHVAIDDNSRVAHSGLYADQSGRSACLALIRALRYYASLGVCFERVMTDNGPCYKSGRFKRLCRRLGLKHIYTKPYTPRTNGKAERFIQTALREWAYARSYESSDQRATYLTSWLHEYNWHRPHASLSYLPPISRIASVNNVVGLHS; encoded by the coding sequence GTGAACGCTCATAAAAATGCCCGATTAACCGTTTCCGGTCGAGCCCTTCTTGTTCAACGAATCCTTAAGGAAGGCCTGAGACCTGTTGAGGTAGCTCAGTCTCAAGGAGTCAGTGTTCGCACTGCCTACAAGTGGCTTAATCGCTATCGAGCTGAAGGCGAGGAAGGACTGCAGGATCGTTCGTCCCGGCCCAAGTTCTGTCCGCACGCGCTTCCTGAGATGCGCCAGGAACAAGTGCTTGAGCTACGTCGCCAGCGAAAAACCTATCGCCAAATCAGCCAGGACTTGAAGGTGGGACACAGCACTGTGGGCAGGTTATTGAGCCGTAACGGCCTCAACCGTTTGGCATACCTGGAACCGCCACCGCCAGTGATTCGCTACGAATACTCTCAGCCCGGAGGTCTGCTTCACCTGGACATCAAGAAGCTGGGGCGTTTTAACAAACCAGGTCATCGAGTGACGCGAGACCGCCTAAAAGGCCGCTCTTACCATGTCGGTTGGGAATACGCCCATGTTGCCATCGACGATAACAGTCGAGTGGCACACAGCGGTTTGTACGCAGACCAAAGTGGGCGTAGCGCCTGCCTCGCGCTGATCCGGGCCCTGCGCTACTACGCAAGCCTTGGCGTTTGCTTCGAGCGGGTAATGACCGATAACGGCCCTTGCTACAAGTCCGGACGTTTCAAGCGTCTATGTCGGCGGCTGGGGCTTAAACACATCTATACCAAACCTTACACGCCACGAACGAATGGCAAGGCAGAGCGATTTATCCAAACCGCTCTGCGCGAATGGGCCTACGCCAGAAGTTACGAAAGCTCAGACCAACGTGCGACCTACCTGACGTCGTGGTTGCACGAGTACAACTGGCATCGCCCGCATGCCAGCCTGAGTTATTTGCCACCAATTAGCCGAATAGCATCCGTGAACAACGTGGTGGGTTTACACAGCTAG
- a CDS encoding YegP family protein produces the protein MSGWYELSKTSNGQFRFVLKAANAETILNSEHYTTRSAAEGGIASVQKNSPLDERYEKKTTKDGQPYFNLKAGNHEIIGNSETYSSDAARDKGIASVKANGPTTVIKDKTLPVL, from the coding sequence ATGTCTGGATGGTATGAGTTAAGCAAAACCAGCAACGGCCAGTTTCGCTTCGTGCTGAAAGCGGCGAATGCCGAAACCATTCTGAACAGCGAGCACTACACCACTCGCAGCGCCGCCGAAGGCGGCATAGCCTCGGTGCAGAAGAACAGCCCGCTGGATGAGCGCTATGAGAAAAAGACCACCAAGGACGGTCAGCCGTACTTCAACCTCAAGGCTGGCAATCACGAAATTATCGGCAACAGCGAAACCTATTCCTCTGATGCCGCCCGGGACAAAGGCATCGCGAGCGTGAAGGCCAACGGCCCGACGACGGTGATCAAGGACAAGACCTTGCCGGTGCTCTGA
- a CDS encoding CaiB/BaiF CoA transferase family protein — MTAPLSAIKVIEIGTLIAAPFAARMLAEFGAEVIKIEAMGQGDPLRKWRKLHEGTSLWWYLQSRNKKSLALNLKSPEGIELVKQLATSADVLIENLRPGALEKLGLGWDVLHALNPNLTLVRISGYGQTGPYRDRPGFGAIGEAMGGIRYTTGTPGSPPARVGVSLGDSLASLHAVIGALMSLLRVKTGQGGGQVVDVSLAESVFNVMESLVPEYDMLGHVRERSGGALPGIAPSNTYLTADGAYVVIAGNSDPIYKRLMEVVGRRDLADAPEFAHNDGRAAKSNVLDAAITHWTSSLPIDEVLSALEAAEVPAGRIYSVADIVADPHYQARDMLLNADLPGGATVTMPGIVPKLSETPGGVNWSGPSLGQHTDGILAGLGLTDADIERLKTEGVVQ; from the coding sequence ATGACTGCCCCCCTGAGTGCAATCAAGGTGATCGAAATCGGCACGCTGATCGCCGCGCCGTTCGCCGCGCGCATGCTCGCCGAGTTCGGCGCCGAGGTGATCAAGATCGAAGCCATGGGCCAGGGCGATCCCCTGCGCAAATGGCGCAAGCTGCACGAAGGCACCTCGTTGTGGTGGTACCTGCAATCGCGCAACAAGAAGTCCCTGGCGCTGAATCTGAAATCCCCCGAAGGCATTGAACTGGTCAAGCAACTGGCGACCAGCGCCGACGTGCTGATCGAAAACCTGCGCCCTGGCGCTCTCGAGAAACTCGGTTTGGGCTGGGACGTGTTGCACGCCTTGAATCCCAACCTGACTCTGGTGCGCATTTCCGGCTACGGCCAGACCGGTCCGTACCGCGACCGTCCAGGATTCGGCGCCATCGGCGAGGCCATGGGCGGGATTCGCTACACCACCGGCACCCCCGGTTCACCACCGGCGCGGGTCGGTGTCAGCCTTGGCGATTCACTGGCGTCGCTGCACGCGGTGATCGGTGCCTTGATGTCGCTGCTGCGGGTCAAGACCGGGCAGGGCGGCGGGCAAGTGGTCGATGTGTCGCTGGCCGAAAGCGTGTTCAACGTCATGGAAAGCCTGGTGCCGGAATACGACATGCTCGGTCATGTGCGTGAGCGCAGTGGCGGGGCATTGCCCGGCATCGCGCCGTCCAACACCTACCTGACGGCCGATGGGGCCTACGTGGTGATCGCCGGCAACAGCGATCCGATCTACAAGCGCTTGATGGAAGTCGTCGGTCGCCGCGATCTGGCCGACGCGCCGGAGTTTGCCCACAACGATGGTCGCGCAGCCAAGAGCAATGTGCTGGATGCTGCCATCACTCACTGGACCAGCAGCCTGCCGATCGACGAAGTCCTGTCGGCGCTGGAAGCCGCTGAAGTACCGGCCGGACGCATCTATTCGGTGGCTGACATCGTCGCTGATCCGCACTATCAGGCGCGGGACATGCTGCTCAACGCCGACCTGCCTGGCGGCGCGACAGTGACGATGCCGGGCATCGTGCCCAAACTCTCCGAAACCCCCGGTGGCGTGAACTGGTCGGGGCCGAGCCTGGGCCAGCACACCGACGGGATTCTCGCGGGGTTGGGCCTGACGGACGCAGACATCGAACGCCTGAAAACTGAAGGGGTGGTGCAATGA
- a CDS encoding hydroxymethylglutaryl-CoA lyase — translation MITDFSETLIVQEVSPRDGLQIEPTWVETVDKIALIDQLSLAGFSRIEAGSFVSPKAIPALRDGELVFKGITRQPGVIYVALIPNLKGAQRALATRADELNLVMSASQTHNLANMRMRCEASLAAFGEIVHYVGDTQVRLNGSIATTFGCPFEGRIDEDRVLQIVEAYQELGIQGITLADTTGMANPRQVDRLVRRVLQRVSPADLTLHFHNTRGLGLCNVLAAYEAGARRFDAALGGLGGCPFAPGASGNICTEDLVNLCDEIGIHTGIDLPLLLRLSQGLPALLGHEVPGQLAKAGRNCDLHPTPF, via the coding sequence ATGATCACTGATTTTTCCGAGACCCTGATCGTTCAGGAAGTCTCCCCCCGCGACGGCCTGCAGATCGAGCCGACGTGGGTTGAAACGGTCGACAAGATTGCCCTGATCGATCAGCTGTCGCTGGCCGGATTCAGCCGCATCGAAGCCGGCTCGTTCGTGTCGCCCAAGGCCATTCCGGCGCTACGCGACGGCGAGCTGGTGTTCAAGGGCATCACCCGTCAACCGGGAGTGATTTACGTCGCGTTGATCCCCAACCTCAAAGGTGCGCAACGGGCGCTGGCGACAAGGGCCGATGAGCTGAACCTGGTGATGTCCGCCAGCCAGACCCACAACCTGGCGAACATGCGCATGCGGTGCGAAGCCTCATTGGCCGCGTTCGGCGAGATCGTGCACTACGTGGGTGACACTCAGGTGCGACTGAACGGCAGCATCGCCACCACGTTCGGTTGCCCGTTCGAAGGCAGGATCGATGAGGACCGTGTACTGCAAATCGTCGAGGCCTATCAGGAACTCGGCATTCAGGGCATCACCCTGGCCGACACCACCGGCATGGCCAATCCGCGTCAGGTCGACCGACTGGTGCGCCGGGTCTTGCAGCGGGTTTCGCCAGCGGACCTGACCCTGCATTTCCACAACACCCGCGGCCTCGGTTTGTGCAACGTGCTGGCCGCTTACGAGGCCGGCGCCCGACGCTTTGACGCAGCCCTCGGCGGCCTCGGCGGGTGCCCGTTTGCACCGGGTGCCTCGGGCAATATCTGCACCGAAGACCTGGTGAACCTGTGCGATGAAATCGGCATTCACACCGGCATCGACCTGCCGCTGTTGTTGAGGTTGTCGCAAGGATTACCCGCGCTGTTGGGGCACGAAGTGCCAGGCCAGTTGGCCAAGGCCGGACGCAATTGCGACTTGCACCCAACCCCTTTCTGA
- a CDS encoding helix-turn-helix domain-containing protein — translation MSIRLKLLRKKLGVTLEALAEKSGMTKSYLSKVERGLNTPSIAAALKLAKALNVKVEELFSEDSVSLDSYSLVRSHERQSLAANDESPGYAVLAHQVSERSLLPFIIYPPFEFADKTFKEHLGEEFLFVHEGQVEVDFMSERVLLERGDALHFNAQKPHRIRSVGEVKAQLLVVVHSAEE, via the coding sequence ATGTCTATCCGTTTGAAATTATTGAGAAAAAAACTAGGCGTGACGCTCGAGGCCTTGGCCGAAAAATCCGGCATGACCAAGAGCTATCTGTCAAAAGTCGAGCGTGGGCTGAATACGCCGTCCATCGCGGCCGCGCTGAAACTGGCTAAGGCGCTGAACGTCAAGGTCGAGGAATTGTTCTCCGAGGACAGCGTCAGCCTCGATAGCTACAGCCTGGTGCGCAGCCATGAGCGCCAGTCGTTGGCGGCCAATGACGAAAGTCCTGGTTATGCGGTGCTGGCGCATCAGGTGAGTGAGCGCAGTCTGTTGCCGTTTATCATTTATCCGCCGTTCGAATTCGCGGACAAAACCTTCAAGGAACACTTGGGGGAAGAGTTTCTGTTCGTCCACGAAGGGCAGGTGGAAGTGGATTTCATGAGCGAGCGCGTGCTGCTCGAGCGGGGGGATGCGCTGCACTTCAATGCGCAGAAACCGCACCGCATCCGCTCGGTAGGCGAGGTCAAGGCGCAGTTGCTGGTGGTGGTGCATAGCGCGGAAGAATGA